The Halobellus sp. MBLA0158 genome has a window encoding:
- a CDS encoding DUF5790 family protein has product MSSQSTLADDDLFGEAAAEMREEVEGHLADARASLPDSEDIWDAEADNVLGVLNALKSALDVGDAEEHLRQAKKTFIVGQRAEAFDDPDSLEAEIEAIEELLASIDDAEALVGDLTGTMPQLRSQLQEAAEAAADAEDGDESDD; this is encoded by the coding sequence ATGAGTAGTCAGAGCACGCTCGCGGACGACGACCTGTTCGGCGAGGCCGCCGCCGAGATGCGCGAGGAGGTCGAGGGCCACCTCGCCGACGCACGGGCAAGCCTGCCCGACTCCGAGGATATCTGGGACGCCGAGGCGGACAACGTCCTCGGCGTCCTCAACGCGCTCAAGTCGGCGCTGGACGTCGGCGACGCCGAGGAGCACCTCCGACAGGCGAAGAAGACGTTCATCGTCGGCCAGCGCGCCGAGGCCTTCGACGACCCCGACTCCCTGGAGGCAGAGATCGAAGCCATCGAGGAACTGCTCGCCTCGATCGACGACGCCGAGGCGCTCGTCGGCGACCTCACCGGCACGATGCCGCAACTGCGGAGCCAACTCCAGGAGGCCGCCGAGGCCGCGGCCGACGCCGAGGACGGCGACGAATCCGACGACTGA
- a CDS encoding dihydroneopterin aldolase family protein: MPTDTERASFEAGIKFGSLYHQFAGTPVSPDSAESLGRAMEEAIENQPHCVDVDVTVRTDRIAAELDSQSAEYTELTGRFLDVEMRIEYEGVTARTKMEMEGDYPLMRLVAVEE; the protein is encoded by the coding sequence ATGCCGACAGACACGGAGCGCGCGAGCTTCGAGGCCGGGATCAAGTTCGGCTCGCTCTACCACCAGTTCGCCGGGACTCCCGTCAGTCCGGACAGCGCCGAGAGCCTGGGCCGCGCGATGGAGGAGGCGATCGAGAACCAACCGCACTGCGTCGACGTCGACGTGACGGTGCGGACCGACCGCATCGCGGCCGAACTGGACTCCCAGTCGGCCGAGTACACCGAACTCACCGGGCGCTTTCTCGACGTCGAGATGCGGATCGAGTACGAGGGCGTCACCGCGCGCACGAAGATGGAGATGGAAGGCGACTACCCGCTGATGCGACTCGTCGCGGTCGAGGAGTGA
- a CDS encoding AN1-type zinc finger domain-containing protein — MAESLCHVCGSKTTDGGLTYRCAYCGEPVCSDHRLPENHNCTGSRLPDEESAKGREAKSMKLKNEQTVGTTPSDTGQSSPDVALDGSVVGAESEPEQSETQSWWRRLLPW; from the coding sequence ATGGCTGAGTCACTATGTCACGTCTGTGGCTCAAAAACCACCGATGGCGGACTGACCTATCGGTGTGCGTACTGCGGCGAACCTGTCTGTAGCGACCATCGCTTACCTGAGAACCACAACTGCACGGGGAGCCGACTGCCCGATGAAGAATCCGCGAAGGGCCGTGAGGCAAAGTCAATGAAACTGAAAAATGAGCAGACGGTCGGGACGACGCCGTCTGATACAGGGCAATCGAGTCCAGATGTGGCCCTTGATGGCTCGGTCGTCGGTGCGGAATCCGAGCCAGAACAATCCGAGACGCAATCTTGGTGGCGGCGACTACTCCCGTGGTGA
- the azf gene encoding NAD-dependent glucose-6-phosphate dehydrogenase Azf, with translation MDEPVLLTGANGRVGKAILRHLGDSFEWRLLDRAPLSAARRPEGIDEGDVYVADVTDREAVREAIAGCEAVIHLAGDPRPEAPWDSVLQNNIDGTQTMFEAAVEAGVEKFAFASSNHAVGAYETESRTPEMYRPEDDYRLDGTELPRPSNLYGVSKATGEVLGRYYHDHHDLSVVNVRIGNLTEGHPPIDYERGQAMWLSYRDCAHLFERCVLADYDYEIVYGISDNDRKYYSIDRAREVLGYDPQDNSAEWDGKEHVDGER, from the coding sequence ATGGACGAACCGGTGCTCCTGACGGGGGCGAACGGACGGGTCGGCAAGGCGATCCTCCGACACCTCGGCGATTCGTTCGAGTGGCGGCTGCTCGACCGCGCCCCGCTGTCGGCCGCGCGGCGGCCCGAGGGGATCGACGAGGGCGACGTCTACGTCGCGGACGTCACCGACCGCGAGGCTGTCCGGGAGGCGATCGCCGGATGCGAGGCCGTGATCCACCTGGCGGGCGACCCGCGTCCGGAGGCCCCCTGGGACAGCGTCCTCCAGAACAACATCGACGGCACCCAGACGATGTTCGAGGCGGCCGTCGAAGCCGGCGTCGAGAAGTTCGCCTTCGCCTCCTCGAACCACGCGGTCGGCGCCTACGAGACCGAGTCGAGAACGCCGGAGATGTACCGCCCCGAGGACGACTACCGGCTCGACGGGACCGAACTCCCGCGGCCGAGCAACCTCTACGGCGTGAGCAAGGCCACGGGCGAGGTGCTGGGCCGGTACTACCACGACCACCACGACCTCTCGGTGGTGAACGTCCGGATCGGCAACCTCACCGAGGGACACCCGCCGATCGACTACGAGCGCGGGCAGGCGATGTGGCTCTCCTACCGCGACTGCGCGCACCTCTTCGAGCGCTGTGTGCTCGCGGACTACGACTACGAGATCGTCTACGGCATCTCCGATAACGATCGAAAGTACTACTCGATCGATCGCGCGCGAGAGGTGCTGGGCTACGACCCGCAGGACAACTCCGCCGAGTGGGACGGCAAAGAGCACGTCGACGGCGAGCGCTGA